One Oncorhynchus kisutch isolate 150728-3 linkage group LG13, Okis_V2, whole genome shotgun sequence DNA window includes the following coding sequences:
- the smg9 gene encoding protein SMG9 isoform X1, with product MRRWPGKTSGVHSIIAISPAKAMLTTVCNMSESGHSQPGMYGQGRRRRRRRDRDVGPPGQNLSGPSRDREYVPRERRDGSEEPPGPLLQKTPIILAKPPGERSKPSQSVPTSGGQALEKPIMLIKSREDGGKPGTPPEVASPASGSGASKLEREGQRPTQPVYQIQNRGMGAAASSGAVDPVIGQTKLVPPEKMKHSIKLVDDQMNWCDSAMEYLRDQTDMLVVGVIGLQGTGKSTIMSLLSANAPEEDQRGYVFRAQTQEIKERGGNQSTGIDFYITQERVIFLDTQPILSPSILDHLINNDRKLPPEYNLPHTYVEMQSLQITAFLFTVCHVVIVIQDWFTDINLYRFLQTAEMLKPSTPSASHDSTGSSGNEEGSEYYPHIVFLQNKSSRDEFCPRNLKKMHMAVDKLMAHSHLKYKGTLSMLDCNIFPGLDRDYLETEVNMFLLPLMENEGEDALTKAGSGSAPLFSLLPGYRGHPTFSSQVSKLRSQILAMSRCQLSHTILTEKNWFHYAARIWDGVKKSSALSEYSRLQA from the exons ATGCGTCGTTGGCCTGGAAAGACTAGTGGCGTTCATTCAATCATTGCAATTTCCCCGGCTAAAGCTATG TTGACCACAGTGTGCAACATGTCAGAATCTGGCCACAGTCAACCTGGCATGTACGgacagggaaggaggagaaggcGACGCCGAGACAGGGATGTGGGTCCCCCGGGGCAAAACCTCTCTGGTCCCAGTCGAGATCGGGAATATGTCCCCAGAGAACGCAGG GATGGCAGTGAGGAGCCTCCAGGACCACTCCTTCAGAAGACCCCCATCATCCTGGCAAAACCCCCTGGAGAACGG TCCAAGCCTTCCCAGAGTGTACCCACCAGTGGAGGCCAGGCCCTGGAGAAGCCCATCATGCTCATCAAGTCCAGGGAGGACGGGGGGAAACCAGGGACCCCTCCTGAGGTGGCTTCTCCGGCCTCTGGCTCTGGGGCCTCAAAGCTAGAGAGGGAGGGCCAGCGCCCTACCCAACCTGTCTACCAGATCCAAAACAGAGGCATGGGAGCAGCTGCTTCCAGCGGTGCTGTCGACC CTGTGATTGGCCAGACCAAGCTCGTCCCCCCTGAGAAGATGAAGCACAGCATCAAGCTGGTGGACGATCAGATGAACTGGTGTGACAGCGCCATGGAG TACCTAAGGGACCAGACAGACATGTTGGTAGTGGGAGTCATTGGCCTGCAGGGAACAGGGAAATCCACCATCATGTCTCTCCTGTCTGCCAACGCACCTGAAGAAGACCAAAG gggcTATGTGTTCAGGGCTCAGACTCAGGAGatcaaagagagaggagggaaccagAGCACTGGTATTGACTTCTACATTACCCAGGAAAGAGTCATCTTCTTGGACACACAG CCCATTCTCAGCCCCTCCATTTTGGATCACCTCATCAACAATGACCGCAAGCTGCCTCCAGAGTACAACCTCCCTCACACCTATGTGGAGATGCAG TCTCTTCAGATCACTGCCTTCCTGTTCACAGTGTGCCACGTGGTCATTGTGATTCAAGACTGGTTCACTGACATCAACCTCTACAG GTTCCTCCAGACAGCAGAGATGTTGAAGCCCTCCACCCCCTCAGCCAGCCACGACAGCACTGGTTCTTCTGGCAACGAAGAGGGATCAGAGTACTACCCTCACATAG TGTTCCTGCAGAACAAATCTAGTCGTGATGAGTTCTGTCCCAGAAACCTGAAGAAGATGCACATGGCAGTGGACAAGCTGATGGCCCACTCCCATCTGAAATATAAAG GCACTTTGTCCATGCTGGACTGTAATATTTTCCCTGGCCTGGACCGCGACTACCTGGAAACAGAGGTCAATATGTTCCTGCTGCCCCTCATGGAGAATGAGGGGGAGGACGCTCTAACCAAAGCAG GGTCTGGGTctgcccctctcttctctctcctcccgggCTACAGAGGACACCCCACCTTCTCCTCTCAGGTCTCCAAGCTCCGCAGCCAAATCCTGGCCATGTCCCGTTGTCAGCTGTCACACACCATCCTCACAGAGAAGAACTG GTTTCACTATGCAGCTCGCATCTGGGACGGGGTGAAGAAGTCCTCAGCCCTGTCTGAATACAGCCGTCTACAGGCCTAG
- the smg9 gene encoding protein SMG9 isoform X2 yields MSESGHSQPGMYGQGRRRRRRRDRDVGPPGQNLSGPSRDREYVPRERRDGSEEPPGPLLQKTPIILAKPPGERSKPSQSVPTSGGQALEKPIMLIKSREDGGKPGTPPEVASPASGSGASKLEREGQRPTQPVYQIQNRGMGAAASSGAVDPVIGQTKLVPPEKMKHSIKLVDDQMNWCDSAMEYLRDQTDMLVVGVIGLQGTGKSTIMSLLSANAPEEDQRGYVFRAQTQEIKERGGNQSTGIDFYITQERVIFLDTQPILSPSILDHLINNDRKLPPEYNLPHTYVEMQSLQITAFLFTVCHVVIVIQDWFTDINLYRFLQTAEMLKPSTPSASHDSTGSSGNEEGSEYYPHIVFLQNKSSRDEFCPRNLKKMHMAVDKLMAHSHLKYKGTLSMLDCNIFPGLDRDYLETEVNMFLLPLMENEGEDALTKAGSGSAPLFSLLPGYRGHPTFSSQVSKLRSQILAMSRCQLSHTILTEKNWFHYAARIWDGVKKSSALSEYSRLQA; encoded by the exons ATGTCAGAATCTGGCCACAGTCAACCTGGCATGTACGgacagggaaggaggagaaggcGACGCCGAGACAGGGATGTGGGTCCCCCGGGGCAAAACCTCTCTGGTCCCAGTCGAGATCGGGAATATGTCCCCAGAGAACGCAGG GATGGCAGTGAGGAGCCTCCAGGACCACTCCTTCAGAAGACCCCCATCATCCTGGCAAAACCCCCTGGAGAACGG TCCAAGCCTTCCCAGAGTGTACCCACCAGTGGAGGCCAGGCCCTGGAGAAGCCCATCATGCTCATCAAGTCCAGGGAGGACGGGGGGAAACCAGGGACCCCTCCTGAGGTGGCTTCTCCGGCCTCTGGCTCTGGGGCCTCAAAGCTAGAGAGGGAGGGCCAGCGCCCTACCCAACCTGTCTACCAGATCCAAAACAGAGGCATGGGAGCAGCTGCTTCCAGCGGTGCTGTCGACC CTGTGATTGGCCAGACCAAGCTCGTCCCCCCTGAGAAGATGAAGCACAGCATCAAGCTGGTGGACGATCAGATGAACTGGTGTGACAGCGCCATGGAG TACCTAAGGGACCAGACAGACATGTTGGTAGTGGGAGTCATTGGCCTGCAGGGAACAGGGAAATCCACCATCATGTCTCTCCTGTCTGCCAACGCACCTGAAGAAGACCAAAG gggcTATGTGTTCAGGGCTCAGACTCAGGAGatcaaagagagaggagggaaccagAGCACTGGTATTGACTTCTACATTACCCAGGAAAGAGTCATCTTCTTGGACACACAG CCCATTCTCAGCCCCTCCATTTTGGATCACCTCATCAACAATGACCGCAAGCTGCCTCCAGAGTACAACCTCCCTCACACCTATGTGGAGATGCAG TCTCTTCAGATCACTGCCTTCCTGTTCACAGTGTGCCACGTGGTCATTGTGATTCAAGACTGGTTCACTGACATCAACCTCTACAG GTTCCTCCAGACAGCAGAGATGTTGAAGCCCTCCACCCCCTCAGCCAGCCACGACAGCACTGGTTCTTCTGGCAACGAAGAGGGATCAGAGTACTACCCTCACATAG TGTTCCTGCAGAACAAATCTAGTCGTGATGAGTTCTGTCCCAGAAACCTGAAGAAGATGCACATGGCAGTGGACAAGCTGATGGCCCACTCCCATCTGAAATATAAAG GCACTTTGTCCATGCTGGACTGTAATATTTTCCCTGGCCTGGACCGCGACTACCTGGAAACAGAGGTCAATATGTTCCTGCTGCCCCTCATGGAGAATGAGGGGGAGGACGCTCTAACCAAAGCAG GGTCTGGGTctgcccctctcttctctctcctcccgggCTACAGAGGACACCCCACCTTCTCCTCTCAGGTCTCCAAGCTCCGCAGCCAAATCCTGGCCATGTCCCGTTGTCAGCTGTCACACACCATCCTCACAGAGAAGAACTG GTTTCACTATGCAGCTCGCATCTGGGACGGGGTGAAGAAGTCCTCAGCCCTGTCTGAATACAGCCGTCTACAGGCCTAG